AATGCATCCGGCTCAGGCTTGCGCCGGGCGCTTCCAGCCGAGCCAATCCACCACCGCCCCGCCCATCACCCGCTCCAGGTCGCGGCCCTTGAGCCACGGCAGCTCCTCGGTGAACATCGTCACGCACTGCCGGTACGTGCAGGGCATGCGCGTGATGTCCGTTCCCCAGAAACAGCGGTCGGGCCCGAATGCCTCGAAGATCCGTTGCAAGTGCTTGTGAATGTTCTTGTAGGGATACGGGTCGGACGAATAGCTCGGGGCGCCCGACATCTTCACGGCGATATTGGGATGCTTCGCCAGCGCCAGCATGGCGTCCAGATTCGCGAACACCGCGTCGTCCTTGACGCCGCGCCCGCCGCCGCCGCGCCCAAGGTGATCGATATGGAGCTTCAGCCCCGGATGGCGCTCGGCGATCTTCGCCAGCGCGGCCATGTTGTCGCCGCCCGCGAGCA
The Betaproteobacteria bacterium genome window above contains:
- a CDS encoding amidohydrolase family protein; the encoded protein is MLIVDSQIHIWQNGKMSAHHRQVPTYSIDDALAEMREAGVDCAVIHPPSSLGEAVNAYAVEAVRLHPNKFCILGHFDLQSLERERIVANWRQRPGMLGFRFTFNQPHEKARWTDGSLDWFWPACEKEELRVGLLAGGDNMAALAKIAERHPGLKLHIDHLGRGGGGRGVKDDAVFANLDAMLALAKHPNIAVKMSGAPSYSSDPYPYKNIHKHLQRIFEAFGPDRCFWGTDITRMPCTYRQCVTMFTEELPWLKGRDLERVMGGAVVDWLGWKRPAQA